The window TCCTCGGGCACTTCGGCGACCGCGTCGGCCGCAAGAAGATCATGGTCTTCACGCTGATCCTGATGGGCGTGTCGACGTTCCTCATCGGCTGTCTGCCGACCCGTGACCAGGTCGGCACACTGGCCCCGGTGCTGCTGGTGATCTGCCGGGTCCTGCAGGGCATCTCGGCCGCCGGTGAGCAGGCCAGCGCGAACTCGATGTCTCTGGAACACGCGCCACCCGGACGACGCGGTTTCTTCACCAGCTTCACGCTCAGCGGCACCCAGGGCGGGCAGCTCCTCGCCACGCTCGTGTTCATCCCGGTCGCCGCGCTCCCCGAGGACCAACTGCTCTCCTGGGGCTGGCGGGTCCCGTTCTGGATGAGCATCGCGGTCGCCGTCGCCGGCTATGTCATCCGCCGCACCCTGGAGGAGACCCCGACCTTCACCCAGCAGGCCGCCACCGAGGGTGTCGCGAAGATGCCCCTCGCCGTGCTGCTGAAGGACCACTGGGCGGACGTCCTGCGGGTGGTCGCGGCCGCCCTCGTCGCCTCGGTCAGCACGATCTTCACCGTGTGGGCGCTGTCGTACGCGACCAGCGACGCGGTCGGCATGGACCGTACGTCGATGCTGTGGGTGGGCGCGCTCGCCAACCTCGTCGCCCTCGGGGCGATCCCGCTGTGGGCCACCCTGTCCGACCGCATCGGCCGCCGCCCCGTCTTCCTGATCGGCGCCGCGGGCAGTGGCGTACTGATGGTCGCCTACCTGTGGGCGATCTCCACGGGCTCGTACCCGCTGGTCCTGGTCCTCGGCATCATCACCTTCGGTGTCGTCTACAGCGCCGCGAACGGGGTCTGGCCGTCCTTCTACGGCGAGATGTTCTCGACCCGGGTCCGACTGTCGGGCATGGCCATCGGTACGCAGATCGGCTTCGCGGTCGCCGGGTTCGCGGTGACCTTCGCCGCGCAGATCGCGGGTCCCGACGGGGACGACTGGGGGGCCGTGGCCCTGTTCACGGCCGCGCTGTGCGTCCCGCCGGTGATCGCCGCGCTCACCGCACGCGAGACGCACAAGGTGGCGACGGAGCACCTCGGCGAGCGCGCGCTCCAGGAGTCACCGGGCCGCGCGACGGTGTCGCTGTAGCCGCCTCACGCGGGACCACAGGACATGCCTGAGCCCCCGGACAGCTTTCGCTGCCGGGGGCTCGGGCACATCCGCCGAGGAGGTCAGGTCCCCGCGGGAGTCAGGAGGTCAGGTCCTCGCGGTGGTCAACGTGAGCCGCGGTTCGCCGTGTTCGTCGGCCTCACCGAGCACCGCGGTGAAGGACCCCGTACGCACGACCAGTCCGTCCTCGGCCCGCTCGCAGACCAGGTCGAGCCGTCCGGAGTCCGCCGGTCCGTAGCGCACGGCGAAGACGTCGAGCCCCTCCGGCGCGTCCGGCGCGGGTCCGGCCTCCAGGGCGCTCGTCGTCCGTACGTGACGCCAGCCGGCGTCCGGGTCGCCGTACCCGCGCGGGTCGGCGGCCAGCGCGAACGCGGCCTGCTGCTGGGTGAGTTCGCTCCGAGCGTCGAAGGAGTCCGGCCCGTCCAGGGGGTGCGTCAGGCGCAGCTCACCGGCGGCCGCGACGAGCGGGAAGTCGCCCACCCGGCGGAACCGGTCCCCGTCCGCGGTGACGTACGGCATCCCGGCGAGCAAGTACCGCTCGCCGTCCAGCCGTTCGACGACC of the Streptomyces aurantiacus genome contains:
- a CDS encoding MFS transporter yields the protein MSVPAAPLDAPPGQPKKAATAAWIGSALEYYDFFIYGSAAALIFPEVFFDESDPATATLLSLATFGVAYAARPVGALFLGHFGDRVGRKKIMVFTLILMGVSTFLIGCLPTRDQVGTLAPVLLVICRVLQGISAAGEQASANSMSLEHAPPGRRGFFTSFTLSGTQGGQLLATLVFIPVAALPEDQLLSWGWRVPFWMSIAVAVAGYVIRRTLEETPTFTQQAATEGVAKMPLAVLLKDHWADVLRVVAAALVASVSTIFTVWALSYATSDAVGMDRTSMLWVGALANLVALGAIPLWATLSDRIGRRPVFLIGAAGSGVLMVAYLWAISTGSYPLVLVLGIITFGVVYSAANGVWPSFYGEMFSTRVRLSGMAIGTQIGFAVAGFAVTFAAQIAGPDGDDWGAVALFTAALCVPPVIAALTARETHKVATEHLGERALQESPGRATVSL